The segment ACGAAGCTTCGTAAAGCCAATCATAATAATATTTATATTTTCCCTTTGACAAATCCAATTGTGCGCGTATATTCACATTAGAAGATTGTAAATATACAACAAATACACAGAAATAGGTAAAATGGAATCGAAAAAACTTTATAATCGAATCGGGCTACTAAGACAGGAGAGAGGAGTCTCGCGGAAAGAACTCGCCGAAGCTATCGGCGTTAACTACCAAACCGTAGGCTATCTCGAACGCGAGGAGTATAACCCGAGTTTGGGCCTCGCATTCCGAATTAGCGAGTTTTTCGGTCTGCCGGTCGATTTCATCTTCTCGACCGAACCGATGAAACCGCTCAGCGAAGAACTTTTCAAACTTAAAAAAAAAAGAGGTGACGACTAATGCGAACGAATCTATCAAAATCGGCAAGGCGCGCGGGGATCATTGTCAATTATCTGGCGCTTCTTGTTACAATCGTGATACCGGAGATTATCAGAAGAATTGAAATTCCTACGTGGATTGCCGCTGCCACGCTATCGGGTGCGATTTTCATTACAGCAATATCATACTATATCGTCTATCATCGGACGGGATTGTGGAGTTTCGTCCATAGAAGTTTCGATAAATACGATGAGCGCGAGGCCGGGATCGCCCTTAACTCGCTCCGAATCGGTTATGCGATATTCACCGTAATTGTCCTAGCGATTATGCTCGTTTACTCCGTGACCGAGATTGCGGTGAACGTGGTTTTAGTCGCCGGATTGATTTTCGCGGCGCATGTGTTACCGGCATCGGTAATCGCATGGACTGAAAGCATAATTCCCGAAAATTGATCAATTTAATGAGGAAACATAATGAATGAAACGGACAATTTCACAATCGACACGCAAATCGGCTATTATCCTGAATTATATCATGCTTATTCTATTTCTTGCATCGTTTATATGGGCGACAAACTCAAGCTCGAACACCGCCACGATAATCCTATCGATACTTTTCGCGGCGACGCTTCGGCAGGCTCACCGACCGGCGAGGCGAAGATATTACCAAACGGGTGGTTTATTTGAAATAAAGACAACGGCGCGACCTCCTCGCTGACGAAAACGGACGAATACAACGGCTCGATCCCCCGAACGAATGCTCCGACAGACAGGAAAAACACTCGCACGGAGGCAAAAGGTAGATTCGATGACAGGTTTTGGCCGGTTTAGGGCATTTGCGCCGAAAAGGAGGCAAATATGGTTGGTTTTATGTCGAAATAGAATGGCAACGCGGAAGCCTCGAAAAAGCCCCTTGCTAAAAAAACCAAACCGTATTAAATTGTCTGCAGCAAAATTGAATAATGGGAGAGGGAATATGTCCAAGGTCGCAATTGTTAAAGACGAACTCGCAAAACTCGAAGCCACCCGCGACACCACCGACGCCGAAATCGAAAAACTCGTCTATGACCTCTATAACCTCACCGAGGATGAAATCGCAATCGTGGAGGGTT is part of the bacterium genome and harbors:
- a CDS encoding helix-turn-helix transcriptional regulator, with amino-acid sequence MESKKLYNRIGLLRQERGVSRKELAEAIGVNYQTVGYLEREEYNPSLGLAFRISEFFGLPVDFIFSTEPMKPLSEELFKLKKKRGDD